One region of Streptococcus salivarius genomic DNA includes:
- a CDS encoding accessory Sec-dependent serine-rich glycoprotein adhesin → MFFRRNEGKYRETDRVTRFKLIKSGKQWLRAASSNFGLFKVVKGGADAPSVSAQSVEEKTPVLSGQALLKGIAAAGAVAGGAVATYTAQAEETTTPALESQVTANQDVAANSESVVLSAAPSSEASVAASTSQESTSSSVDAQASTEASVSVSQSVSQSISAELSQAISESASLSKENSTSDSQSETESTSGSNSESASESATSTSSATSEKATQDDEKTILDQNVSEAELLVNIAKSYQAKLTDTVAKAEIQTAIATVQEEVAKSTTLLAASATNAAYAEQRERLGNAVEGMMTKITNAGFNGNSTVNGTPAISSYLNLATGESKVYTGTGTDSNYNVPIYYSLKVTNDGTNLNFVYTVTYVNPATSTLGNISKMSPGYSIYNSGTSTQTMFTLGKGLTPPTTATSYVTDKNGNQIANPKANPTPVTNQGDGFSWSNGIQMNGYQAKQSYGLTTTWTAKITGDDTSFTFSPFAGKTDNISVNFFNGSQVIESESEADTTSASLSTSQSIVESASTVESQSVSTSKVESASVSASESEVVSSSLSQSEEASASLSESISESLLESASTSASVSASQLESNSVSASESASTSTSQSESNSTSASVSASTSASQSVSNYESASTSESVSESQSVSNSESASESASVSESQSASNSESASESASVSESQSASNSESTSESASVSESQSASNSESASESASVSESQSVSNSESASESASVSESQSVSNSESASESASVSESQSVSNSESASESASVSESQSVSNSESASESASVLESQSASNSESASVSESISESQSVSNSESASESASVSESQSVSNSESASESASVSESQSVSNSESASESASVSESQSVSNSESASESASVSESQSVSNSESASESVSVSESQSASNSESASVSASVSESQSVSNSESASESASVSESQSVSNSESASESASVSESQSVSNSESASESASVSESQSVSNSESASVSESISESQSASNSESASVSASVSESQSVSNSESASESASVSESQSVSNSESASESASVSESQSVSNSESSSESASVSESQSVSNSESASESASVSESQSVSNSESASESASVSESQSVSNSESASESASVSESQSVSNSESASESASVSESQSVSNSESASESASVSESQSVSNSESASESASVSESQSVSNSESASESASVSESQSVSNSESASESASVSESQSVSNSESASESASVSESQSVSNSESASVSESISESQSVSNSESASESASVSESQSVSNSESASESASVSESQSVSNSESASESASVSESQSVSNSESASESASVSESQSVSNSESASVSESVSESQSVSNSESASESASVSESQSVSNSESASESASVSESQSVSNSESASVSASVSESQSVSNSESASVSASISASESASLSESRSTSASVSASESESLSTSSSLSASVFESQSQAFSASISAIISTVESISNSASSFISASESISTSNSASLSESASLSASVSGSQSVSNSESTSVSASISESQSVSNSESASTSASVSESQSVSNSVSASVSASTSASESASASASVSASESASVSASESASASESVSVSESVSASESASASASASASASASASESASTSASVSASESASTSASASESASVSASVSASASASASESASASTSASVSASESASTSASVSASASTSASESASASESASASESASTSASVSASESASASESASTSASESASTSASVSASESASASASASTSASESASTSASTSASESASTSASVSASESASASASVSASESASASESASASTSASVSASESASASASASASESASASASASTSASVSASESASASESASTSASESASTSVSVSASESASASESASASESASTSASVSASESASASASASASESASTSESVSTSASVSVSESASTSAFLSASESTSTSTSISTSLSTSASLSASASTSASVSASESTSEVKDPNHKRGSQALPKTGEENSSLGMALGALATATGLGFLAKRKKDEEESEDF, encoded by the coding sequence ATGTTTTTTAGAAGGAATGAAGGGAAATACCGCGAAACTGATCGCGTGACTCGTTTTAAGTTGATTAAATCAGGTAAGCAATGGCTTCGTGCTGCGTCATCTAACTTTGGACTTTTCAAGGTTGTTAAGGGTGGTGCGGATGCACCGTCAGTTTCAGCACAGAGTGTCGAGGAGAAAACACCAGTTCTCTCAGGGCAAGCCTTGCTTAAAGGGATTGCTGCGGCAGGTGCAGTAGCTGGAGGAGCAGTAGCGACTTACACTGCTCAAGCGGAAGAGACGACAACTCCGGCTTTGGAAAGCCAAGTAACTGCTAATCAAGATGTGGCAGCCAACTCCGAGTCAGTTGTATTGAGTGCAGCACCATCTTCTGAAGCCTCAGTAGCAGCCTCAACAAGCCAAGAGTCTACAAGCTCTTCAGTTGATGCTCAGGCAAGCACAGAAGCGTCTGTATCAGTGTCACAATCAGTATCTCAATCAATTTCTGCTGAATTGTCACAAGCTATTTCAGAATCTGCATCACTCAGCAAAGAGAATTCAACTTCTGATAGCCAGTCAGAGACTGAAAGCACAAGTGGTTCAAACTCAGAATCTGCTTCTGAATCAGCAACTTCTACAAGTTCAGCTACCTCTGAAAAGGCGACTCAAGATGATGAAAAAACAATCTTGGATCAAAACGTTTCAGAAGCAGAATTGCTCGTTAACATTGCTAAAAGTTATCAAGCTAAGTTGACAGATACAGTTGCTAAAGCTGAAATCCAAACAGCTATCGCAACAGTTCAAGAAGAAGTTGCTAAATCAACAACCTTGCTCGCTGCATCAGCAACAAACGCTGCTTACGCAGAACAACGTGAGCGTCTTGGTAATGCTGTTGAGGGTATGATGACCAAGATTACAAATGCAGGTTTCAATGGCAACTCTACAGTAAATGGCACTCCAGCTATTAGTTCGTATCTTAACCTTGCGACTGGTGAATCTAAGGTTTACACAGGAACTGGAACAGATTCAAACTATAATGTTCCAATTTATTATTCATTGAAAGTGACAAATGACGGGACAAATCTGAATTTTGTCTATACTGTTACTTATGTTAATCCTGCAACATCAACTCTTGGAAATATTTCGAAGATGAGTCCTGGATATTCTATCTATAATTCAGGGACATCAACACAAACGATGTTTACTTTAGGTAAGGGACTTACTCCTCCAACAACTGCAACGTCTTATGTTACAGATAAAAATGGTAACCAAATTGCAAATCCTAAAGCTAATCCAACACCAGTAACAAATCAAGGAGACGGTTTTAGTTGGTCAAATGGTATCCAAATGAATGGTTACCAGGCTAAACAAAGTTATGGTCTGACAACAACTTGGACTGCTAAAATCACTGGTGACGATACTTCCTTCACATTCTCACCTTTTGCAGGTAAGACTGATAATATTAGCGTTAATTTCTTTAATGGTAGTCAGGTTATCGAGTCAGAGTCTGAAGCAGATACAACGAGTGCATCTTTAAGTACATCTCAAAGCATCGTAGAAAGTGCTTCAACAGTAGAGTCTCAATCTGTATCAACAAGTAAGGTAGAATCTGCATCGGTTTCAGCATCTGAGTCAGAGGTTGTCTCATCTTCTCTTTCTCAATCAGAGGAAGCATCAGCATCCCTTTCAGAGAGTATTTCAGAAAGTCTTCTTGAAAGTGCCTCAACAAGTGCTTCAGTGAGCGCATCACAGTTGGAGTCAAATTCAGTCTCAGCTTCAGAAAGTGCATCAACTTCAACATCTCAGTCTGAGTCGAACTCAACTTCAGCCTCAGTAAGTGCGTCAACTTCAGCATCACAATCAGTCTCGAATTATGAGTCAGCATCAACAAGTGAGTCAGTATCTGAATCACAGTCAGTATCTAATTCAGAGTCAGCATCAGAGAGTGCGTCAGTTTCTGAATCACAGTCTGCTTCAAACTCAGAATCAGCATCAGAAAGTGCTTCTGTATCTGAATCACAATCTGCTTCAAACTCAGAATCAACATCAGAAAGTGCGTCAGTTTCTGAATCACAATCTGCTTCAAACTCAGAGTCAGCTTCAGAGAGCGCATCAGTTTCAGAATCACAGTCAGTATCTAATTCTGAATCAGCATCAGAGAGTGCATCAGTTTCTGAATCACAATCAGTGTCTAATTCTGAATCAGCATCAGAGAGTGCATCAGTAAGCGAATCACAATCAGTGTCTAATTCCGAGTCAGCGTCAGAAAGTGCGTCAGTTTCTGAATCACAATCAGTGTCTAACTCAGAATCAGCGTCAGAAAGTGCTTCTGTCTTAGAATCACAATCCGCTTCAAACTCAGAGTCAGCGTCAGTAAGTGAATCCATTTCAGAATCACAATCAGTATCTAACTCAGAGTCAGCGTCAGAGAGTGCATCAGTAAGCGAATCACAATCAGTATCTAACTCAGAGTCAGCATCAGAAAGTGCGTCAGTTTCAGAATCACAGTCTGTCTCAAACTCAGAATCAGCATCAGAAAGTGCATCAGTTTCAGAATCACAGTCTGTCTCAAACTCAGAATCCGCTTCAGAGAGTGCATCAGTAAGCGAATCACAATCAGTGTCTAATTCAGAATCAGCTTCAGAGAGTGTATCAGTGTCTGAGTCACAATCTGCTTCAAACTCAGAGTCAGCATCAGTAAGTGCATCAGTAAGCGAATCACAATCAGTGTCTAATTCAGAATCAGCGTCAGAAAGTGCTTCTGTATCAGAATCACAATCAGTGTCAAACTCAGAATCAGCTTCAGAGAGTGCGTCAGTTTCAGAATCACAGTCTGTTTCAAACTCAGAATCCGCTTCAGAGAGTGCTTCAGTTTCAGAATCACAATCTGTCTCAAATTCTGAATCAGCGTCAGTAAGTGAATCAATCTCAGAATCACAGTCTGCTTCAAACTCAGAGTCAGCGTCAGTAAGTGCATCAGTTTCAGAATCACAGTCTGTATCTAATTCAGAATCAGCGTCAGAAAGTGCTTCTGTATCAGAATCACAATCAGTGTCTAACTCAGAATCCGCTTCAGAAAGTGCATCAGTCTCTGAATCACAGTCTGTTTCAAACTCAGAATCATCTTCAGAGAGTGCATCGGTGTCTGAATCACAGTCTGTCTCAAATTCTGAATCAGCCTCAGAAAGTGCATCAGTAAGCGAATCACAATCAGTATCTAATTCCGAATCAGCATCAGAGAGTGCATCAGTAAGCGAATCACAATCAGTGTCTAATTCTGAGTCAGCATCAGAGAGTGCGTCAGTTTCAGAATCACAGTCTGTCTCAAATTCTGAATCCGCTTCAGAAAGTGCTTCTGTATCAGAATCACAATCAGTGTCAAACTCAGAATCCGCTTCAGAGAGTGCTTCAGTTTCAGAATCACAATCTGTCTCAAATTCTGAATCCGCTTCAGAAAGTGCTTCTGTATCAGAATCACAATCAGTGTCTAACTCAGAGTCAGCGTCAGAGAGTGCTTCAGTTTCAGAATCACAGTCTGTCTCAAATTCTGAATCCGCTTCAGAAAGTGCTTCAGTTTCAGAATCACAGTCTGTTTCAAACTCAGAATCCGCTTCAGAGAGTGCATCAGTTTCTGAATCACAGTCTGTTTCAAACTCAGAGTCAGCGTCAGTAAGTGAATCAATCTCAGAATCACAATCAGTATCTAACTCAGAATCCGCTTCAGAGAGTGCTTCTGTATCAGAATCACAATCAGTGTCAAACTCAGAATCAGCATCAGAAAGTGCATCTGTATCAGAATCACAATCAGTGTCTAATTCCGAATCAGCATCAGAAAGTGCGTCAGTGTCTGAGTCACAGTCAGTGTCAAACTCAGAATCAGCATCAGAAAGTGCATCTGTATCAGAATCACAATCAGTGTCTAACTCAGAGTCAGCGTCAGTAAGTGAATCAGTTTCAGAATCACAATCTGTTTCAAACTCAGAGTCAGCATCAGAAAGTGCTTCTGTATCAGAATCACAATCAGTGTCTAACTCAGAATCAGCATCAGAGAGTGCATCAGTTTCAGAATCACAGTCTGTTTCAAACTCAGAGTCAGCATCAGTAAGTGCATCAGTAAGCGAATCACAGTCAGTCTCAAACTCAGAGTCAGCGTCAGTAAGTGCGTCAATTTCAGCTAGTGAGTCTGCATCATTGAGTGAATCTCGAAGTACAAGTGCGTCAGTTTCAGCTTCTGAATCAGAATCATTGAGTACATCAAGCTCATTGAGTGCTTCTGTATTTGAAAGCCAGTCTCAAGCCTTCAGTGCTTCAATTTCTGCAATCATTTCAACTGTAGAATCTATTTCGAACTCGGCTTCAAGCTTCATTTCAGCTAGTGAATCAATTTCAACATCTAACTCAGCATCATTGAGTGAATCGGCGTCATTGAGTGCATCTGTTTCAGGCTCACAATCAGTATCTAATTCTGAAAGTACATCTGTAAGTGCTTCAATCAGTGAATCACAATCAGTTTCAAATTCAGAGTCTGCATCAACAAGTGCCTCTGTCTCAGAATCACAGTCTGTTTCAAACTCAGTTTCTGCGTCAGTCTCAGCAAGCACATCTGCATCGGAATCAGCGAGTGCATCCGCTTCGGTATCTGCATCAGAGTCAGCTTCAGTCTCAGCGTCAGAATCAGCAAGCGCATCTGAGTCAGTATCTGTATCAGAATCAGTAAGTGCATCAGAGTCAGCATCTGCGTCAGCCTCAGCAAGTGCGTCCGCTTCAGCATCTGCATCAGAATCAGCAAGCACATCCGCTTCAGTATCTGCATCAGAATCAGCAAGCACATCCGCTTCAGCATCTGAGTCGGCTTCAGTATCTGCATCAGTCTCAGCGTCAGCTTCAGCAAGCGCATCTGAGTCAGCTTCAGCAAGTACATCGGCTTCAGTATCTGCATCAGAGTCAGCAAGCACATCCGCTTCAGTTTCTGCGTCAGCATCAACATCTGCCTCAGAATCAGCAAGCGCATCTGAGTCAGCCTCTGCGTCAGAATCAGCAAGCACATCGGCTTCAGTATCTGCGTCAGAATCAGCAAGCGCATCTGAGTCAGCATCAACATCTGCGTCAGAATCAGCAAGCACATCGGCTTCAGTATCTGCGTCAGAATCAGCAAGCGCATCTGCGTCAGCATCAACATCTGCGTCAGAATCAGCAAGCACATCGGCTTCAACATCTGCGTCAGAATCAGCAAGCACATCGGCTTCAGTATCTGCATCAGAATCAGCAAGCGCATCCGCTTCAGTATCTGCATCAGAATCAGCAAGCGCCTCTGAGTCAGCTTCAGCAAGTACATCCGCTTCAGTATCTGCCTCAGAGTCAGCAAGTGCGTCCGCTTCAGCATCTGCATCAGAATCAGCAAGTGCATCCGCTTCAGCAAGCACATCCGCTTCAGTCTCTGCGTCAGAATCAGCAAGCGCATCTGAGTCAGCATCAACATCTGCGTCAGAATCAGCAAGCACATCCGTTTCAGTCTCTGCGTCAGAATCAGCAAGTGCCTCTGAGTCAGCCTCTGCGTCAGAATCAGCAAGCACATCTGCATCAGTCTCTGCATCAGAATCAGCAAGCGCCTCAGCTTCAGCATCTGCGTCAGAATCAGCAAGCACATCTGAGTCAGTAAGCACATCCGCTTCAGTTTCAGTATCAGAGTCAGCCTCTACATCGGCATTCTTAAGTGCCTCTGAAAGCACAAGCACTTCAACAAGTATCTCAACTTCATTGAGTACATCAGCAAGTCTTTCAGCGTCAGCATCAACAAGTGCTTCAGTATCTGCCTCAGAATCAACTTCTGAAGTGAAGGATCCTAACCACAAACGTGGTAGCCAAGCGCTTCCTAAGACTGGTGAGGAAAACTCATCATTAGGTATGGCCTTGGGTGCTTTGGCAACTGCAACGGGTCTTGGATTTCTTGCCAAACGTAAGAAAGATGAAGAAGAAAGTGAAGACTTCTAA